In the genome of Actinomadura graeca, one region contains:
- a CDS encoding MarR family winged helix-turn-helix transcriptional regulator, producing the protein MTALAPANAEPDLSFFLDHTSHVLKTQMTAALAEIGLTPRMHCVLVHALEAERTQIELAEIGDMDKTTMVVTVDALEKDGLAERRPSTADRRARVIAVTEAGERAAARSREVVDRVHRAALDALPDETRAAFLSALRILAEGHLSTPAENPRPVRRARQRTK; encoded by the coding sequence ATGACCGCCCTCGCCCCCGCGAACGCCGAACCGGACCTGTCGTTCTTCCTCGACCACACCTCGCACGTCCTGAAGACCCAGATGACGGCGGCCCTCGCAGAGATCGGCCTCACGCCGCGGATGCACTGCGTCCTGGTGCACGCCCTGGAGGCGGAGCGCACCCAGATCGAGCTCGCCGAGATCGGCGACATGGACAAGACCACCATGGTCGTGACCGTCGACGCCCTGGAGAAGGACGGCCTCGCCGAGCGCCGCCCGTCCACGGCCGACCGCCGCGCCCGCGTCATCGCGGTCACCGAGGCGGGCGAGCGGGCCGCCGCCCGGAGCCGGGAGGTCGTCGACCGCGTGCACCGCGCGGCCCTCGACGCGCTGCCGGACGAGACGCGCGCGGCCTTCCTGAGCGCCCTGCGGATCCTGGCCGAAGGCCATCTGAGCACCCCCGCCGAGAACCCGCGGCCGGTGCGGCGGGCCAGGCAGCGGACGAAGTAG
- the trpS gene encoding tryptophan--tRNA ligase, which produces MQTTTPDETDVQRRELEERVAADPAAFRVLTGDRPTGPLHLGHYFGTLANRVRLQRAGVELFVLVADYQVLTDRDVADHLDEHVEGLVADYLAAGVDPSAATVFRHSAVPALNQLMLPFLSLVSIAELRRNPTVKDEISASRQTSVSGLMFTYPVHQAADILFCKANLVPVGRDQLPHQEITRTIARRFNERYGPVFPVPDALLSDAPLLLGTDGRKMGKSRGNAVALSATADETARLIRRAVTDDDRHIAYAPETRPGVSNLVLIAALCQGRDPHEVAGEIGSGGAAALKRTVTEAVNEFLRPLRARRAELAADRAYLRGVLADGDARANAMADRTLAEVREAMSGPGRGGR; this is translated from the coding sequence GTGCAGACCACCACCCCCGACGAGACCGACGTCCAGCGCCGTGAGCTGGAGGAACGCGTCGCCGCAGACCCGGCCGCGTTCCGCGTCCTGACCGGCGACCGGCCCACCGGCCCGCTCCACCTCGGCCACTACTTCGGCACGCTCGCCAACCGCGTCCGCCTCCAGCGGGCGGGCGTCGAGCTGTTCGTCCTGGTCGCCGACTACCAGGTGCTCACCGACCGGGACGTGGCCGACCACCTGGACGAGCACGTGGAGGGTCTGGTCGCCGACTACCTGGCCGCCGGGGTCGACCCGTCCGCCGCGACGGTGTTCCGGCACAGCGCCGTGCCCGCGCTCAACCAGCTGATGCTCCCGTTCCTGTCGCTGGTGTCGATCGCGGAGCTGCGCCGCAACCCGACCGTGAAGGACGAGATCTCCGCGTCCCGGCAGACGTCGGTCAGCGGGCTCATGTTCACCTATCCCGTCCACCAGGCCGCCGACATCCTGTTCTGCAAGGCGAACCTCGTCCCGGTCGGCAGGGACCAGCTCCCGCACCAGGAGATCACCCGGACGATCGCGCGCCGCTTCAACGAGCGGTACGGGCCCGTCTTCCCGGTGCCGGACGCCCTGCTGTCGGACGCGCCGCTGCTGCTCGGCACGGACGGGCGGAAGATGGGCAAGAGCCGCGGCAACGCCGTCGCGCTGTCGGCGACCGCGGACGAGACGGCCCGGCTGATCAGGCGCGCGGTCACCGACGACGACCGGCACATCGCCTACGCGCCCGAGACCCGCCCGGGGGTGTCCAACCTCGTCCTGATCGCCGCGCTCTGCCAGGGCCGCGACCCGCACGAGGTCGCCGGCGAGATCGGGTCCGGTGGCGCCGCGGCGCTCAAGCGGACCGTGACCGAGGCGGTGAACGAGTTCCTGCGCCCCCTCCGCGCCCGCCGCGCCGAGCTCGCCGCCGACCGCGCCTACCTGCGCGGGGTGCTCGCCGACGGCGACGCCCGCGCCAACGCGATGGCGGACCGCACGCTCGCCGAGGTCAGGGAGGCGATGTCCGGTCCGGGCCGGGGCGGACGCTGA
- a CDS encoding MarR family winged helix-turn-helix transcriptional regulator, whose amino-acid sequence MTDVEPPPGSPDGTPDGTPPPPGPSGAPHAALPGTLTFQLVTLGALATDRFAEALAPLGLKPKHAGLLAVVSRGLAASQLDVAATMGVVPSLVVSLADHLVRLGAIERVRDPRDRRRQVLTLTGEGRRLLAQCAAAARSVDDQIAAALPPGERAVVARTLGTLADGSGLTAG is encoded by the coding sequence ATGACCGACGTCGAGCCGCCCCCCGGGTCGCCGGACGGGACGCCGGACGGGACGCCCCCGCCGCCCGGCCCGTCCGGGGCGCCTCACGCGGCGCTGCCGGGGACGCTGACGTTCCAGCTGGTGACGCTCGGCGCGCTCGCGACGGACCGGTTCGCCGAGGCGCTCGCGCCGCTCGGCCTCAAACCGAAGCACGCGGGGCTGCTGGCGGTCGTCAGCCGGGGCCTCGCCGCGTCCCAGCTCGACGTGGCCGCGACGATGGGCGTCGTGCCGAGCCTCGTGGTCTCCCTGGCCGACCACCTGGTGCGGCTCGGGGCGATCGAGCGCGTCCGCGATCCGCGCGACCGGCGGCGCCAGGTGCTGACCCTCACCGGCGAGGGACGGCGGCTCCTCGCCCAGTGCGCCGCCGCGGCCCGGTCCGTCGACGACCAGATCGCGGCGGCCCTCCCGCCGGGTGAGCGCGCCGTCGTCGCGCGCACGCTGGGCACCCTCGCGGACGGGAGCGGCCTCACCGCGGGCTGA
- a CDS encoding TetR/AcrR family transcriptional regulator — MDSTTQAPMSGRKAQAARNDELIREAARAVFTADPGAPISAVAEHAGVGISALYRRYKSKEDLLQRLADDGMDRYLAEVEAALADEGDPWAAFAGFMRRCLDIGAGSLTMRLAGTFEVTEAMSEKGRRIHAATQRLLDRSKEAGVLRPGIEVGDVSVLLEHLHTIRIGDDERMNRLQHRYLALMLDALRLTDAGELPGPPPTWQELRGRYDD; from the coding sequence ATGGACAGCACCACGCAGGCGCCCATGAGCGGGCGCAAGGCGCAGGCGGCGCGCAACGACGAGCTGATCCGCGAGGCGGCGCGGGCGGTGTTCACCGCCGATCCGGGCGCGCCGATCTCCGCCGTCGCCGAGCACGCCGGGGTCGGCATCAGCGCCCTCTACCGCCGGTACAAGAGCAAGGAGGACCTGCTCCAGCGCCTCGCCGACGACGGGATGGACCGCTATCTCGCCGAGGTGGAGGCGGCCCTCGCCGACGAGGGCGACCCGTGGGCGGCCTTCGCCGGCTTCATGCGCCGCTGCCTGGACATCGGCGCCGGCTCCCTCACCATGCGGCTCGCTGGGACCTTCGAGGTCACCGAGGCGATGAGCGAGAAGGGCCGGCGGATCCACGCCGCCACCCAGCGCCTGCTCGACCGGTCGAAGGAGGCGGGTGTGCTGCGTCCCGGGATCGAGGTCGGGGACGTCTCCGTCCTGCTGGAGCACCTGCACACGATCAGGATCGGCGACGACGAGCGCATGAACCGGCTCCAGCACCGCTACCTCGCCCTGATGCTGGACGCCCTGCGCCTGACGGACGCCGGGGAGCTGCCGGGTCCTCCTCCGACCTGGCAGGAGCTCCGGGGCCGGTATGACGACTGA
- a CDS encoding winged helix DNA-binding domain-containing protein: protein MTTDPAPVLGRRDLNRALLARQMLLARREMPALDAIEHLVGMQSQAPNPPYIGLWSRLEGFVFDELAGLMRDRHALRIVLMRGTLHLVSARDARALRPLTQVVLDNYLRSPRGRRLQDVDLAAVAAWARTRLEREPLSDKELRALLAERWPDEDAELLGWAVRTALPLVQVPPRGIWGASGLARHTTLENWLGPADAGGAAVEPSVDAMVRRYLGAFGPASVLDVQQWSGLTRLGEVVERLLPELRVFRDEDGRTLYDLPGAPRPDPGTPAPVRFVPDFDNLLLSHADRARIITEEHRKRVFTINGIIRATFLVDGFVHGMWRIERKRGTATLHIDPFGPVPDAERTALAEEGGRLLAAAHPDAGERAVAFSG, encoded by the coding sequence ATGACGACTGATCCCGCGCCCGTCCTCGGGCGGCGGGACCTCAACCGCGCCCTGCTCGCGCGCCAGATGCTGCTCGCCCGCCGGGAGATGCCCGCGCTCGACGCGATCGAGCACCTCGTCGGGATGCAGTCCCAGGCGCCGAACCCGCCCTACATCGGCCTGTGGAGCAGGCTGGAGGGCTTCGTGTTCGACGAGCTGGCCGGGCTGATGCGCGACCGGCACGCCCTGCGGATCGTGCTGATGCGCGGCACGCTGCACCTGGTCAGCGCCCGCGACGCCCGCGCGCTGCGTCCCCTGACCCAGGTGGTGCTCGACAACTATCTGCGCAGCCCGCGCGGCAGGCGGCTCCAGGACGTGGACCTCGCCGCCGTCGCGGCGTGGGCCCGGACGCGGCTGGAGCGGGAGCCCCTCTCCGACAAGGAGCTGCGGGCGCTGCTGGCCGAGCGGTGGCCGGATGAGGACGCCGAGCTCCTGGGATGGGCGGTCCGGACGGCCCTGCCGCTCGTGCAGGTCCCGCCGCGCGGCATCTGGGGCGCCTCCGGCCTCGCCCGGCACACGACCCTGGAGAACTGGCTGGGCCCGGCGGACGCCGGTGGCGCGGCCGTCGAGCCGTCGGTGGACGCGATGGTGCGGCGCTACCTGGGGGCGTTCGGGCCCGCGTCCGTCCTGGACGTGCAGCAGTGGTCGGGTCTCACGCGGCTGGGCGAGGTCGTCGAGCGGCTCCTGCCGGAGCTGCGCGTCTTCCGCGACGAGGACGGTCGGACGCTCTACGACCTGCCCGGCGCGCCGCGTCCGGATCCTGGCACCCCGGCGCCGGTGCGGTTCGTCCCCGACTTCGACAACCTGCTGCTGTCCCATGCCGACCGGGCGCGGATCATCACCGAGGAGCACCGCAAGCGGGTCTTCACCATCAACGGCATCATCCGCGCCACGTTCCTGGTCGACGGGTTCGTCCACGGCATGTGGCGGATCGAGAGGAAGCGCGGGACGGCGACGCTGCACATCGACCCCTTCGGCCCCGTCCCGGACGCGGAACGGACCGCCCTGGCGGAGGAGGGAGGCCGCCTTCTCGCCGCCGCCCATCCGGACGCGGGCGAACGCGCCGTCGCCTTCTCCGGCTGA
- a CDS encoding MarR family winged helix-turn-helix transcriptional regulator, whose protein sequence is MTGPQWLDADEQDTWRAFLWTSRLLNEALDRQLQRDSGMPHTYYMILAMLSEAPGRALTMTDLAEIVHSSPSRLSHAVNRLEGYGWVRRVKHETDRRTTIAELTDEGFDVLAEAAPGHVAEVRRHLFAPLDREQMLRFRETLHTLLESLDPDHEAPCAPTPP, encoded by the coding sequence ATGACCGGACCGCAGTGGCTCGACGCCGACGAACAGGACACCTGGCGCGCCTTCCTGTGGACTTCGCGGCTGCTGAACGAGGCCCTCGACCGGCAGCTGCAACGCGACTCGGGGATGCCGCACACCTACTACATGATCCTGGCGATGCTGTCGGAGGCCCCCGGGCGGGCCCTGACCATGACCGACCTGGCCGAGATCGTCCACTCGTCCCCCAGCAGGCTCTCCCACGCCGTCAACCGGCTGGAGGGATACGGCTGGGTCCGGCGCGTCAAGCACGAGACCGACCGCCGCACCACGATCGCCGAGCTGACCGACGAGGGCTTCGACGTCCTCGCCGAGGCCGCCCCCGGGCACGTCGCCGAGGTCAGGCGGCACCTGTTCGCGCCGCTGGACCGCGAGCAGATGCTCCGCTTCCGCGAGACGCTCCACACCCTCCTCGAATCCCTGGACCCCGACCACGAAGCCCCCTGCGCACCCACGCCGCCCTGA
- a CDS encoding dioxygenase, which yields MTRMPVLYLSHGAPPLADDAVWTAELARWSADLPRPEAILMVSAHWEEAPLTVGATRTVPLVYDFWGFPEHYYRVRYEAPGAPGLAEDVRRLVPGVHQDEERGLDHGAYVPLVEMFPDADIPVLQMSMPSLEPARLFEVGRSLAPLRDQGVLIVGSGFTTHNLRELSPGADASPPAWSAEFDDWTDRAVRGGDIDALLDFRAKAPAARIAHPRAEHFAPLFVALGADADAPSGRRSVVDGYWFGLAKRSFQFG from the coding sequence ATGACCCGGATGCCGGTGCTCTACCTCAGCCACGGCGCCCCGCCGCTGGCCGACGACGCAGTCTGGACCGCCGAGCTGGCCCGCTGGTCGGCGGATCTGCCCCGCCCGGAGGCGATCCTGATGGTGTCGGCGCACTGGGAGGAGGCGCCGCTCACCGTGGGCGCCACCCGCACGGTGCCGCTGGTCTACGACTTCTGGGGCTTCCCCGAGCACTACTACCGCGTCCGGTACGAGGCGCCCGGCGCACCCGGCCTCGCCGAGGACGTGCGGAGGCTCGTGCCCGGCGTCCACCAGGACGAGGAGCGCGGGCTGGACCACGGCGCCTACGTGCCGCTGGTGGAGATGTTCCCGGACGCCGACATCCCGGTGCTCCAGATGTCCATGCCGTCGCTGGAGCCCGCGCGGCTCTTCGAGGTCGGCCGGAGCCTGGCGCCGCTGCGCGACCAGGGCGTCCTCATCGTGGGGAGCGGCTTCACCACGCACAACCTGCGGGAGCTGTCCCCCGGCGCCGACGCGTCGCCGCCCGCGTGGTCGGCCGAGTTCGACGACTGGACGGACCGCGCGGTCCGGGGCGGCGACATCGACGCCCTGCTGGACTTCCGCGCCAAGGCCCCCGCCGCGCGCATCGCCCACCCCCGCGCCGAGCACTTCGCCCCGCTCTTCGTGGCCCTCGGCGCCGACGCGGACGCGCCGTCCGGGCGCCGGTCCGTCGTCGACGGCTACTGGTTCGGGCTGGCGAAGCGGTCGTTCCAGTTCGGATGA
- a CDS encoding NAD-dependent epimerase/dehydratase family protein translates to MKILLAGATGVVGRRLIPLLVQAGHEVAGTTRREARAAAVRGYGASPVVVDVLDAAAVREAVEAERPDAIIHQLTDLSGEDFEANSHLRIEGTRNLVDAARAAGVETMIAQSIAWLYVAGDEMAVETDPLDPTLPPYEGVAALEEAVAEMPRGVVLRYGALYGPGTWYAPGGAIAKRVRAGNMSLSPAWTSFVHADDAATAALAALDWPAGAVNIVDDEPAAAADWLPVYSAALGAPTPPTARHAAVTGRPVSNAKALGLGWKPQIPSWRTGFAEMG, encoded by the coding sequence TTGAAGATCCTTCTCGCCGGTGCGACCGGAGTCGTCGGCCGCCGGCTGATACCCCTGCTCGTCCAGGCGGGCCACGAGGTCGCCGGGACGACGCGCCGGGAGGCGCGCGCCGCGGCCGTCCGCGGGTACGGGGCGTCGCCGGTCGTCGTGGACGTCCTGGACGCCGCCGCTGTCCGCGAGGCCGTCGAGGCCGAGCGCCCGGACGCGATCATCCACCAGCTCACCGACCTCAGCGGGGAGGATTTCGAGGCCAACTCGCACCTGCGGATCGAGGGCACCCGCAACCTGGTGGACGCCGCGCGGGCCGCGGGCGTGGAGACCATGATCGCGCAGAGCATCGCCTGGCTGTACGTGGCGGGCGACGAGATGGCCGTCGAGACCGACCCGCTGGACCCGACGCTGCCGCCCTACGAGGGCGTCGCGGCGCTGGAGGAGGCCGTCGCCGAGATGCCGCGCGGCGTCGTCCTGCGGTACGGCGCGCTCTACGGCCCCGGCACCTGGTACGCGCCGGGCGGCGCGATCGCCAAGCGGGTCCGGGCCGGGAACATGAGCCTGAGCCCCGCGTGGACGTCGTTCGTGCACGCCGACGACGCCGCGACCGCCGCGCTGGCCGCCCTCGACTGGCCCGCCGGGGCGGTCAACATCGTCGACGACGAGCCCGCCGCGGCGGCCGACTGGCTGCCGGTCTACAGCGCCGCCCTGGGCGCGCCGACACCGCCGACCGCGCGGCACGCGGCCGTCACGGGCCGTCCGGTCTCCAACGCCAAGGCGCTCGGCCTCGGCTGGAAGCCGCAGATCCCGTCGTGGCGCACCGGCTTCGCCGAGATGGGCTGA
- a CDS encoding O-acetyl-ADP-ribose deacetylase — MKISLVRGDITQQQVGAVVNAANSSLLGGGGVDGAIHRRGGPAILDECRRLRAAQYGGGLPTGQAVATTAGELPAQWVIHTVGPVYSPSEDRSDQLASCYRESLRVADELGVDSIAFPAVSAGIYGWPVNDAARIAVTTVRSTPTQVSDARFVLFTPEAYDAFERATALP; from the coding sequence ATGAAGATCAGCCTGGTCCGGGGCGACATCACACAACAGCAGGTCGGCGCGGTGGTCAACGCCGCGAACTCCTCCCTGCTGGGCGGCGGCGGAGTGGACGGCGCGATCCACCGCAGGGGCGGTCCGGCGATCCTCGACGAATGCCGCAGGCTGCGCGCGGCGCAGTACGGCGGGGGGCTGCCGACCGGCCAGGCGGTCGCGACGACGGCGGGCGAGCTGCCCGCGCAGTGGGTGATCCACACCGTCGGCCCCGTCTACTCGCCGTCCGAAGACCGCTCTGACCAGCTCGCCTCCTGCTATCGCGAGTCCCTGCGGGTGGCCGACGAGCTGGGCGTCGACTCGATCGCGTTCCCCGCCGTGTCCGCCGGGATCTACGGCTGGCCGGTCAACGACGCCGCCCGGATCGCCGTCACCACCGTCCGATCGACCCCTACCCAGGTTTCGGACGCCCGTTTCGTATTGTTCACCCCGGAGGCCTACGACGCCTTCGAACGCGCCACCGCCCTGCCCTGA
- a CDS encoding universal stress protein, producing MTVLIAYDGSDDARTAVEYAARHVRPEPTVILTVWEPLLMQLSWAPLAAAAPVTTDLQDDQYEEEKQAEALARQGADLALAAGLTEVTPRAERGTGPVWATIVDVADELNASLIVTGSRGLAGARSVLLGSVSTRVLHHVHRPTLVVPPPKTDE from the coding sequence ATGACGGTTCTCATCGCCTACGACGGCTCCGACGACGCCCGGACCGCCGTCGAGTACGCGGCGCGCCACGTCCGGCCGGAGCCCACCGTGATCCTGACGGTCTGGGAGCCACTGCTGATGCAGCTCTCCTGGGCGCCCCTGGCCGCCGCCGCCCCCGTGACCACCGACCTCCAGGACGACCAGTACGAGGAGGAGAAGCAGGCCGAGGCACTCGCGCGGCAGGGCGCCGATCTCGCGCTCGCCGCCGGGCTGACCGAGGTGACGCCGCGCGCCGAGCGCGGGACCGGACCCGTCTGGGCCACGATCGTGGACGTCGCGGACGAGCTGAACGCGTCCCTCATCGTGACGGGGTCCCGCGGGCTCGCGGGGGCGCGCTCGGTCCTGCTGGGCAGCGTGTCGACGCGGGTGCTGCACCACGTCCACCGGCCGACGCTCGTCGTCCCGCCGCCCAAGACCGACGAGTAA
- a CDS encoding class I SAM-dependent methyltransferase, translating to MARTPKPQGEVTRGTTAPNRLRRVDRWIAATQAAALRSGASPLAVDLGYGASPVTTFELYTRLRAVAPRLEVVGVEIEPGRVAAGTAFLDVTGPHEGLSFRRGGFELPVPRPPALVRAFNVLRQYDEAAAWRAWDGLRARLAPGGVLVEGTCDEVGRRAVWVALGAEGPRTITFAAHLRTLDRPSALAERLPKTLIHRNVPGEPVHDLLTAFDRCWATAAPHSAFGPRARWTEAVALLARTWPVVTAPPYGGRRRWRLGEVTLPWTAVSPAEGP from the coding sequence ATGGCCCGGACGCCCAAGCCGCAGGGGGAGGTGACGCGCGGCACGACCGCGCCCAACCGCCTGCGCCGCGTGGACCGCTGGATCGCCGCCACCCAGGCCGCGGCGCTGCGCTCCGGCGCGTCCCCCCTGGCGGTCGACCTCGGGTACGGCGCGTCGCCGGTGACGACGTTCGAGCTGTACACCCGGCTCCGCGCGGTCGCGCCGCGGCTGGAGGTCGTCGGCGTCGAGATCGAGCCCGGCCGGGTCGCGGCCGGGACCGCCTTCCTCGACGTCACCGGCCCCCACGAGGGGCTGTCGTTCCGGCGCGGCGGGTTCGAGCTGCCCGTCCCGCGCCCGCCCGCGCTGGTCAGGGCTTTCAACGTGCTCCGCCAGTACGACGAGGCCGCGGCCTGGCGCGCCTGGGACGGCCTGCGCGCCCGGCTCGCGCCCGGCGGCGTCCTCGTCGAGGGGACGTGCGACGAGGTCGGACGCCGCGCCGTCTGGGTCGCGCTCGGCGCGGAGGGGCCGCGGACGATCACCTTCGCCGCCCACCTCCGCACGCTGGACCGCCCCTCGGCCCTGGCGGAGCGGCTGCCGAAGACGCTGATCCACCGGAACGTCCCGGGGGAGCCCGTCCACGACCTGCTCACCGCGTTCGACCGCTGCTGGGCGACGGCGGCGCCGCACTCGGCGTTCGGCCCCCGCGCCCGCTGGACCGAGGCGGTGGCGCTCCTGGCCCGGACCTGGCCCGTCGTGACGGCCCCGCCGTACGGCGGGCGCCGCAGGTGGCGCCTGGGCGAGGTGACCCTGCCCTGGACGGCCGTGTCGCCCGCCGAAGGCCCCTGA
- a CDS encoding SDR family NAD(P)-dependent oxidoreductase — MRKTAVVTGASSGIGAATARRLAAEGFHVVLAARRKDRLDALAKEIGENVPGAGRIAAIGLDVTSQASVDALAAAVGGCHVLVNNAGGAIGLDSVATADLADWRAMFETNVLGLARVTKALLPALIESGDGHVVNITSLAGHVPYEGGGGYNAAKHAAYAVNEVLRLELVAQPVRVTEVAPGLVKTEEFSLVRFRGDEEKAAKPYVGVPEPLVADDVADCVAWAVTRPPHVNIDRIDVQPRVQAAPHRLHREP, encoded by the coding sequence ATGCGTAAGACCGCGGTGGTGACAGGAGCGAGCAGCGGAATCGGGGCGGCCACGGCCAGGCGCCTGGCGGCGGAGGGCTTCCACGTCGTCCTGGCGGCACGGCGCAAGGACCGCCTCGACGCGCTGGCCAAGGAGATCGGCGAGAACGTGCCGGGCGCGGGCAGGATCGCCGCGATCGGGCTGGACGTGACGTCGCAGGCGTCGGTGGACGCGCTGGCGGCGGCGGTCGGCGGCTGCCACGTCCTGGTCAACAACGCCGGGGGCGCCATCGGCCTCGACAGCGTCGCCACGGCCGACCTCGCCGACTGGCGGGCGATGTTCGAGACCAACGTCCTCGGGCTGGCGCGGGTCACGAAGGCGCTGCTCCCCGCGCTGATCGAGAGCGGCGACGGGCATGTGGTGAACATCACCTCGCTCGCGGGGCACGTCCCGTACGAGGGCGGGGGCGGCTACAACGCGGCCAAGCACGCCGCGTACGCGGTCAACGAGGTGCTGCGCCTGGAACTGGTGGCCCAGCCGGTCCGCGTCACCGAGGTCGCCCCGGGCCTGGTGAAGACGGAGGAGTTCTCCCTGGTGCGGTTCCGCGGGGACGAGGAGAAGGCCGCCAAGCCGTACGTGGGCGTGCCCGAGCCGCTGGTCGCCGACGACGTCGCCGACTGCGTGGCGTGGGCCGTCACCCGCCCGCCGCACGTCAACATCGACCGGATCGACGTCCAGCCGCGCGTCCAGGCCGCCCCGCACCGGCTGCACCGCGAACCCTGA
- the mshA gene encoding D-inositol-3-phosphate glycosyltransferase translates to MSRRINRVATVSVHTSPLDQPGTGDAGGMNVYIVEVARRLAARGIEVDIFTRATSRALPPVAELAPGVLVRHVVSGPFEELDKGELPRHLCGFTSGVLRAEAAHEPGHYDVLHTHYWLSGQAGWAAKRRWGVPLVHSMHTMAKVKNSALADGDKPEPDERVLGEEQVVASADQLVANTAEEARDLIGLYGADPARVATASPGVDLSRFRPESPLLARSTGLLPHRTGPARRRLGLPREAYVLLFVGRIQPLKAPDVLLRAAARMIADDPSLGSRLVVAVVGGPSGSGRCRPEGLQALAAELGIADVVRFEPPSPQPVLADWYRAADVTVVPSHSESFGLVAVESQACGTPVVAARVGGLRTAVADGESGMLVPGHDPAAYAAVLRRLHAEPGLHARLARGAVRHAQGFGWDATVDRLVEVYTGAMSLPAARPAPPLLTPPLTAAEVTA, encoded by the coding sequence GTGTCGCGTCGTATCAACCGGGTTGCGACAGTCAGTGTCCATACTTCCCCTCTTGACCAGCCGGGGACCGGCGACGCGGGAGGCATGAACGTCTACATCGTCGAGGTCGCCCGGCGTCTCGCCGCCCGGGGGATCGAGGTCGACATCTTCACCCGTGCCACCTCGCGCGCGCTCCCGCCGGTCGCCGAGCTGGCCCCCGGCGTCCTCGTCCGGCACGTCGTGTCCGGCCCCTTCGAGGAGCTGGACAAGGGCGAGCTGCCCCGGCACCTGTGCGGCTTCACCTCCGGCGTGCTGCGCGCCGAGGCGGCCCACGAGCCCGGCCACTACGACGTCCTGCACACCCATTACTGGCTCTCCGGGCAGGCCGGATGGGCGGCGAAGCGGCGCTGGGGCGTCCCGCTCGTCCACTCCATGCACACGATGGCCAAGGTCAAGAACTCCGCGCTCGCCGACGGCGACAAGCCCGAGCCGGACGAGCGCGTGCTCGGCGAGGAGCAGGTCGTCGCGTCCGCCGACCAGCTCGTCGCCAACACCGCCGAGGAGGCCCGCGACCTGATCGGGCTGTACGGGGCCGACCCGGCGCGGGTCGCGACCGCCAGCCCCGGCGTCGATCTGTCCCGGTTCCGCCCCGAGTCGCCGCTGCTCGCCCGCAGCACCGGCCTGCTCCCGCACCGGACCGGCCCCGCGCGCCGCCGCCTCGGCCTGCCGCGCGAGGCGTACGTCCTGCTGTTCGTCGGCCGGATCCAGCCTCTGAAGGCCCCCGACGTGCTGCTGCGCGCCGCCGCACGGATGATCGCCGACGACCCGTCCCTGGGCTCCCGCCTGGTCGTCGCGGTGGTCGGCGGGCCGAGCGGCAGCGGCCGGTGCCGCCCCGAGGGGCTCCAGGCGCTGGCGGCCGAGCTGGGCATCGCCGACGTCGTCCGGTTCGAGCCGCCGAGCCCGCAGCCCGTCCTCGCCGACTGGTACCGGGCGGCGGACGTCACCGTCGTGCCCTCCCACAGCGAGTCGTTCGGCCTCGTCGCCGTCGAGTCGCAGGCGTGCGGCACCCCGGTCGTCGCCGCCCGCGTCGGCGGCCTGCGCACGGCCGTCGCCGACGGCGAGTCCGGGATGCTGGTCCCCGGCCACGACCCCGCCGCGTACGCCGCCGTCCTGCGCCGCCTGCACGCCGAGCCCGGCCTGCACGCCCGGCTGGCCCGCGGCGCCGTCCGCCACGCCCAGGGCTTCGGCTGGGACGCCACCGTGGACCGGCTCGTCGAGGTGTATACCGGTGCCATGTCCCTGCCGGCCGCCCGCCCCGCCCCGCCCCTGCTGACGCCGCCGCTCACCGCCGCCGAGGTCACCGCGTGA
- a CDS encoding YbjN domain-containing protein: MTPAETIRRTLDDAGLEYDEPRGNAFFVKLPGQHKLATMTWLIVGDHSLHVEAFFCRRPDENHAGFYRFLLEKNGRMYGVSFALDDVGDVHLVGRVSLGSVTPDEVDRLLGCVLTYSDENFDKALELGFTSSIRREWDWRVKRGESLANLRAFASFADPANREEPPAGR, from the coding sequence GTGACCCCCGCCGAGACCATCCGGCGGACCCTGGACGACGCCGGGCTGGAGTACGACGAGCCGCGCGGGAACGCGTTCTTCGTCAAGCTCCCCGGACAGCACAAGCTGGCCACCATGACCTGGCTGATCGTCGGCGACCACAGCCTGCACGTGGAGGCGTTCTTCTGCCGCCGTCCCGACGAGAACCACGCCGGCTTCTACCGCTTCCTGCTGGAGAAGAACGGCCGCATGTACGGGGTGTCCTTCGCGCTGGACGACGTCGGCGACGTCCACCTGGTCGGCAGGGTCTCCCTCGGCTCCGTCACCCCGGACGAGGTCGACCGGCTCCTCGGCTGCGTCCTCACCTACTCCGACGAGAACTTCGACAAGGCCCTCGAACTCGGGTTCACATCGTCCATCCGGCGGGAGTGGGACTGGCGGGTCAAACGGGGCGAGAGCCTGGCCAACCTGCGGGCGTTCGCGTCGTTCGCCGACCCGGCCAACCGCGAGGAGCCCCCGGCGGGCCGCTAG